From the bacterium genome, the window CAAAGCTTCCCGCCCGGTCCAGACTTTTCCACGTCCCAGTTGATCCACCGAGTCGACCGAAAGATGCCGGCTGCTCGCGACCAACTCACAGAAATGACCGTAGAATGCTTCGATCTGGGAGTAGTATTTTTCACGTTCTTCGGCGCTGAACGGAGCGACCGTACTCAGCATTCCGGAGTATTTGCCGCGCAGATAGAGCTCTTTCCCCAGCGAGATCTTTTCGTAGAGATTACTTAGATCCAGTTTCCCGCCAAAGATCCCGATGGAACCGGTAACCGTTCCGGGAAGCGCGAACAACTTTCTGCCGGGCATGGCGAGATAATAGCCCCCGGATGCGGTGACATTGGCCATCGACACGACCATCGGTTTCTGATTGGCGGCCTTCTGCGACGTATGGTAGATGTCGTCGGAGGCAAGGGCAGAGCCGCCGGGGGAGTCGATGCGAAAGACTATTCCGGCAACATCCCGATCTCTTCGCGCCGCGGCAAAGGCTCTTCGGAACGGCGAAGGGGTGACACCTGTCGATGAGCTAAGGGGATTGCCATCGCCGTTATCCGCGGTGATTTCTCCCTGCGCCACAACGACCGCAAGCACGGGGTGACGATCCCAGCTATAGTTGATCAGCGTGTCGGCAACATATTGCGCGAAGGGGACAGCCCTGGACTTACCAATGCAACTGTCGAGATCATCCCGATAGCAGAGCCCATCCACCAATCCGAAGGTTCGGGCATCGGCGGAAGTAAATGGGCCGTTGTCGACAATGCGCTTTACTGAATCGGCGGTGAGTCCGCGCGATGTGGCGATGTCGCTCACAAACTGATCATATAACTCGTCCAGCAGTCGATTGACCTGCGCGCGGTTCTGCTCAGAGGATGCCGTTTGGGTCCAGGGCTCAACCGCCGACTTGTAGTCGCCGATCCTGACCATGTCAACCTTGACCCCCAGCTTCTCAAGCGTCCCCGCATAAAAAGTCAATTCAGCCCGAAGTCCCACCAAATTGAGTTGGCTGACCGGGGGAATGAAGATCGAGTCGGCGGCGGATGCTATATAGTAAGTCAGGTTACTTGGGTCAGTCAGATAGCAGATCAACCGCTTTCCGCGAGACCGGAAATAGTCAAAAGCATTGCGGAGTTCCTGCGCCCGGGCAAAGCCCGGTGAACCCTCGTGAAGAGTGACGACCATTTCATTGATAGACCGGTCATCTGCCGCACGGTAGATGCTGGTCAATATCTCGGTGAATGAGAGTCGCTTTCTCCCAAAAACCGGTTTTGGCGGATTCTCCGGCTGGCTTCCACCGAGTCCGGCCACCAGTCGACGCCCGCGCACATTGGTTATCGATGGCTGACTTTGTTCGGTGAACCCGACAAATGAAGTAGTGCCGCGGTGCTTGCTGTTGCGGTCAAAGCCGGAACGATTCCCCAGGAAACTCTTGTCGAAATTAACGCGGAACCCGACCTCAAAATTCCGATCGGAATCGAGTGAGCCATTGATGAAAAGTCCCCGGATGGGACTGTATTCGGCATGGTAGAGCCAATCGGCATTGGAAAAACGAGTCTGCGTGGAAAGAAACGCGTCCGCCGAGAGAGTCAGCTTATCACCGAACGGTCGATAGGCCGCCG encodes:
- a CDS encoding S49 family peptidase, whose translation is MRLLRYLFSICLITVSSLAAQGMERIPIPGDVFYFQPASTVFGAEAAWANPAALGRFNATTSQAMADYYDGKFASDWGWVMTAQQLALAWRKIDNPTGDFKEWVFAAGLPVGSGSAVGFSYRYFSDGPALYDNRHFWNAGLVTQGVGPYAFGAVFSNLNRGKIAGERTEIEMQLSAAYRPFGDKLTLSADAFLSTQTRFSNADWLYHAEYSPIRGLFINGSLDSDRNFEVGFRVNFDKSFLGNRSGFDRNSKHRGTTSFVGFTEQSQPSITNVRGRRLVAGLGGSQPENPPKPVFGRKRLSFTEILTSIYRAADDRSINEMVVTLHEGSPGFARAQELRNAFDYFRSRGKRLICYLTDPSNLTYYIASAADSIFIPPVSQLNLVGLRAELTFYAGTLEKLGVKVDMVRIGDYKSAVEPWTQTASSEQNRAQVNRLLDELYDQFVSDIATSRGLTADSVKRIVDNGPFTSADARTFGLVDGLCYRDDLDSCIGKSRAVPFAQYVADTLINYSWDRHPVLAVVVAQGEITADNGDGNPLSSSTGVTPSPFRRAFAAARRDRDVAGIVFRIDSPGGSALASDDIYHTSQKAANQKPMVVSMANVTASGGYYLAMPGRKLFALPGTVTGSIGIFGGKLDLSNLYEKISLGKELYLRGKYSGMLSTVAPFSAEEREKYYSQIEAFYGHFCELVASSRHLSVDSVDQLGRGKVWTGREALRNGLVDQLGGLKQSLDYLAATLELKEYRVRVYPENRPLFVLPARSFMGMVASVFGGDTTDALGQAGQAISSANGDLYARMPYDLLIE